AGCTGGCAGGTGCGTGCAAGTAGGGCGAAACAACATCATtccaggaaaaaaaaaaaaaaaaacactgaGACGAAAAACACTAGGTGGGTTCTTCGCATTTGTCTAAGCCGTAATGATGAAGTTATCGCATAAGCTCGTACAAGTTGGTCTGAATACCATCGTTATACCAAGAAAGTGGAGATAAAATCTTTCAACAAAGGCAAAAATGTTAGGTAGTTTCTTCCCATTTGCCTAAATTTTAGTGGTCAAAGTTACGTAATACATATGCTAGTAGGAAATAACACCGATGCTCTATAGAATAGTCGAGATGTGCACAAGTTAACCCGAGTACCGtggtaataaaaaaaaaatcgaaacgGAATATTCATTTAATCAGTTGTCTCACCACAAATGTGTTGGGGACATGGTGACAAAGAAGACCTTTTGTTTTTGAGGATTAATGCTTGAGTCTATCCAATTTGCCCAAGTTTCTAACGCCAATCTGTATGCTGTGGTCACGTTATATTCTTGAACACTGTCAGGAGATCCATATCTGCAGAAACAAAACCAGTTGGTATATTATTCAAATCAGGCTCAAGTGCCACAAATTTATTTATTCATTCCACAATATTATTTCTTTTCTATGAGAAATTAAGGTGCGTACTTACGTTGCATTAATCAAAGGTTTATGCATCCACCAAACATAGCTTTCAAAAACCAAGAAATCAACTCCTTCCCAAAGTTTTTGATGCTTTTCTACAGAGTCAAGCTTAACTAGTCGCTTCATTACAGTATGTTTGGTTGCATGATCTGAAATGGATTCAACTATAAAAGGAGCCCAGTAATACTCAATCGATGCGTTAAATTCCTGAAACACAAAAGCAACTAaaaaaattcacaatttgagGTGACAAATGGTGAGCAAATATATGCTTAGATTGGCTTTTTCTTCTTAAGCTAGGAGAATTTTGATACCACAGTTGTAGAAAGAACAGGAAGAGAAGGCTTGGAGTAACGGTAAAGTTATCTCCGTATTATTTATAGGTAacggttcgagccgtggaagcaggGGCGAAGATTATCTGAACcaccttcgtcgaaaaattacattgtacatatagataaaatattaggttttagagGTGTATAACGTATACTGAATAGTGAATATCCTTTGTCGAGCACTTTTTTTCTTTCAAGTATGAGACACTAGGAGAAATTCCTGGCTTTGCCACTGCTATGGAAGCAACCACTAATGCTTACATTagggtaggttgtctacatcatACCCTTAGAGGTAGGGGTGTACAACAGAAACCGATAAACCGCACCAACCCaataatccgagtcaaatcgagaaaaaaaatccgattatggtttggtgttagaaaaaaaatccgaccataattggtttggtttggttttaactaaagaaagtcaaaccgaaaccaaaccaacccgacattacatatatagaaattttagatatatttaatatataaatatacttattgtgatgtaatttataaatatttcttaaaaattttcataattttatcttttaaggtattatttcaaggttggacttagaacttttgaatgttccaataagttttatagccatcaACATTAGTAAactaaataatgctaacaaaagacattcaattcaatactatgaacgggaatgtattgaatatctatattttgttttgcaataatttagataaaaatgcataacctatttttatttttctttagcgtttagtcatgtaattaatactcccttattattCTACTTATTTTATCaagacttagtacttttagattatgtttatttttattatggctttttaattagcaatatttatattgttgaatattttaggataatgccatgacacatctcatattttatattattttctaggaaaatattttatataattgTATCTtattaggattaaagaaatattttgagcacaatttatatgttttgttctacgaagattttatcGAGAAAAACCCCcgaaaaaatccaaaaacccgATAAAATCCGAGAGTaaaaaacccgagttttattgatttggtttggtatttagatttaataacccgacacaattggtttggtttggtaattgtaaaatctgaaccaacccgacctatgtataCCCCACCTAGAGGTGTGGCCCTTCCCTCGATCCTACGTGAATACAAGATACTTTGTGTACCGCGCTGCCCTTTTTAGTTGTAAAAAGAACCGAAGAATTAATTAATAAGCACCTCAATTCTGAAAATCTTTCTTGGAGGGATTCTTTGAAGGGAATGATCACCATCTGGAATCACTGATTGAACAAGGCATACCATTGAATCAAACATGCCTCTTTGTATTGAGTCTCCAACAAACATAAGTCTTTTGTCCCTCAGCATCTCCAACATCTTCAATGCATTAAATCTGATGAACAAACATTTATAAAAGAACCAGCCACAGAATTGTAAGGTTAATTTCACATAAGGTTATTCAGTTTTCAGTTTATCGCaccaaaattataaaactaatttTTGTAATGGAAAATATAACTCAACTATGCCTTTGTATCACAGAAAATAAAAAAGCAAGAAAATGTTATAATATTCTACTCCGGAAACACATGTAGGTTACTATTTTCAAAAACTCACCTTACATTATATCCGAGTGACACcactaaaattattaaaatataattttctaacccgcttaaaaaataaaataaaaaacaaatatgtgTTACATGGTGAAAGATATTTGGTACTAGGTCTGATGAAAATGAGGTTTTTGTGCATTTTTTAAGTAGTGTCATGTGGATATTATGTAAGGTGAATTGACGAAGGAATTATAATTTCATGAAAATTTATACACGTGGCAGATTAGTTATATTTTTCGGGATTGAATTTAGccttttctgttttgtttttttttttttttttttactttacgtGGTTTATGGCATAGTTGAGTTACTTTTCTAcaaaaaattagttttaaaacTTGGTGTGAATGACCATATGAAATACTCTAAAAAATACTCTAGAAAATATTGTTATAAATGATATATGAGGGATAAAAGAAAAGGCAAATGCAAGAAACAccatgaaaaattattttttgcagttgataacataaaaaaactatatatatatatatatatacatatatatgtatgtacctGGGCAAGTTGCAACCATTAGGTTGCCATCTCCAATTCTGATAAAAAGAATCAATCCTTCCATTTCTTTGACAAGTAACTTGTTTAACCAAATAAGGACAACTTTCTTCTTTATATAGTGGATAAGTAACATTGTCCCAAACCCAATTCCCATCAAATACATTACAATTTTCTTCAATTATCTCATCTTCAGAAACATTAATAGGCACTCTAAGAAACTTATTATGCCAAAGAAACTGGAattggttgtttttcaagttatcAAGTAAAAATCTCACAGTTCCAAGAAGAAAGAGAGAGGCTAATGCAAGAGGAAAAAGGAATAGGATCTTACGATCCTGTGTTGGATGTGTTGTCATTGGGAAAGCTAGTGGGAGTGGAATCAAGATCATAATGTCATTTAGCCATTTTTATGGTTTAGAGTAAAATAGGAGGCAATAGTGTCTTGAGATTTAAGCATACTTGAAATGTTCTATGCAACTACTAGTTGGTGATTATGTGAGTTAGGTACATCAAGAGCCTTTAAAAAGATGTCCAAATCTCGCACGCTCGAACAATAAGTGGGGcgtttgaaaattagagttgtgtttgaatATGGATACAATTTGGAgctgtttttgaaattttttgagtgaattaaagtgaaaatttggaaaaacacatttttggagtttttcaaatttccgAAAACTGATTCTGAAATCAAATCCTTGCATACAAAGTCAAATCAGAGCTTCACGCAAAAATGCTAGTAATTATTGTAGGAATGACTTTATCCCAGACAAATTGAGTCCAAGCTTGAATGACCATTTGTTCTTATGGAATTCCCAACCAGTTTTGTGAATAAATGACTCACTTCGATTATTTTTCCATATCCCCTTGTCCTCTTGATGAGATATGAATATACCACTATTCCTGATATCATAAACCATTCTGTGAGGCAAAAATGCTTCGATATCATTGAAAAAACAGTTCCCATGTGCGCCAAGCACATCTATGATTTTGGAGAAGAAGTGACGACTCTTGCCCAAAGATGGCGGGTTACAAATTCAGATTAGCTACTGCCAAAGAGGCTAGGAACGAGCTTCAGctttatttaaagaaaaaaccTCTTCATTTCTCTTGaagtgaaatttgaaaattttatggacaAATACTGATTCtgaaaaaagtgaaaattttattatggCCAAAAGGGCCCTAAGTGATTTTTTCTCATTTGTTCAAATCTTTATGGCAAAGTTATTTGGTACCGGTATCTTTGCTGGTGGAAGATAGTAGGTACCATTGCAGAGCCATATATACTCAAAGGGTGTTAACTAACACCCATTAGTTACTCAAAGGGTGTTAACTAACACCCATTAGTTAGAAAACTATATTGTGTAGCTAGGTAGTTTTATTTtaatgtatatatactatatattgaCACTTCTTAACTTCTTTATGAGTtaacttctttatattttgatttCTCTAGTGAAAATTTTAGCTCTGTCACTAGCAGGTACTCTGTGAATTCAAGGTATGCTCAAATTGACCACCGCACAGTTATTAAAAAGAACCTTAAAAGACCATAACCTAGAGGAAAAATATAGTGGTACTTTTGTAGGAGGTTTGAGTGCTACACATATTCAGTTGACGGTGCAAAATTAAAGTACTTTACAATATTGTATAAAGATAATTACACATAAGTATTATTTTTTTACTCCAAatcaaatattttcttaaaattacAATGATAGCGTGAAAATGTACGAGTAAATTTATTTTTGCAGTgctaaaataagaagaaaaaagtaAATTAACTAAAAGGCAGTTGAATGGTTACGCTTTTGTTTGGCAGACGAAAGAGATTGAGTTAACCCTTTTCGTTATATAGTTATAATTTTCAatttctccaaattgaggttaGGATGTGATCAAGATAATGACAACCTACAAAAGGTCAATTTAGCTCTTGCAAGAAGGCCCGAAGCCCCGAATGAAAGACCCCAATCTACATGAGCGATTAAAGTCCTACAAATGATGAAATGAAacggggtattatcacttttagcctaCGTCaggaattatttatatttgatagtcgaaaaagtgtataaaatttgaatattatatatatatatatattcatctatcattttgagagcggctatacagtgtc
Above is a window of Nicotiana tabacum cultivar K326 chromosome 8, ASM71507v2, whole genome shotgun sequence DNA encoding:
- the LOC107820984 gene encoding protein trichome birefringence-like 31, which encodes MILIPLPLAFPMTTHPTQDRKILFLFPLALASLFLLGTVRFLLDNLKNNQFQFLWHNKFLRVPINVSEDEIIEENCNVFDGNWVWDNVTYPLYKEESCPYLVKQVTCQRNGRIDSFYQNWRWQPNGCNLPRFNALKMLEMLRDKRLMFVGDSIQRGMFDSMVCLVQSVIPDGDHSLQRIPPRKIFRIEEFNASIEYYWAPFIVESISDHATKHTVMKRLVKLDSVEKHQKLWEGVDFLVFESYVWWMHKPLINATYGSPDSVQEYNVTTAYRLALETWANWIDSSINPQKQKVFFVTMSPTHLWKWEWKGGSDGNCFNETHPIQGRPYWGTGSNLHIMSILKEVIQKLHVNVRLLNITQLSEYRKDGHTSVFGERRGKLLTKEQRSDPKNYADCIHWCLPGVPDTWNELLYAILLQDYRNH